From the genome of Deinococcus misasensis DSM 22328:
TGGACAAGCACCCCACCAAACACCAATCTATTGGCACTCTGAAAAGTCGGTAGAGTAACGTGGTGGTATGGCATGGCGACCCGGACATCTGAGCCGCATGCAGCTCGAAGAGCGTCGGCTCCACTTCGCTCAGACCTATCTGACAGGAAAATACAACCACCAGCAACTATGTGACTTTTATGGCATCAGCCCTTCCACACTTTTTCTGTGGAAACGTCGCCTCAGACAGTATGGACTGTCAGGTCTGAAAGCGCGCA
Proteins encoded in this window:
- a CDS encoding helix-turn-helix domain-containing protein, which gives rise to MAWRPGHLSRMQLEERRLHFAQTYLTGKYNHQQLCDFYGISPSTLFLWKRRLRQYGLSGLKARKPPGRPRILSAQQQAQLQTWVQEVATEHGFADPT